The following proteins are co-located in the Pyrococcus abyssi GE5 genome:
- a CDS encoding ATP-binding protein, translating into MVQLEDYLIRLVAELPSRFDYVRKLRGRFILDELIERVNDYLEEGKTGTILLPGLRGTGKTTLLGQLYFYILSKTSEVVYIPVDELSLLGFNLYESIEKYIELFRPEKPIILLDEVHYDKKWELTLKVLHDRMRYLIIATGSSALRLRESPDLARRARHIDVKPLTFLEYHHLKGEKVKRIGLEALFEFNEDLLGKAIRKGLRYGEYERYLRLGSLPVALELSEREAYETIFMLVERIVYKDLKEVRNFDASTLDSAMKLLFVLANPKGERFSYERLSKTLGVSKSTVIELVRAFVRSGLLIEIPPVGSLTKKVRKSPKLKFLSPSMRASIVHKFESVDEAALLEDAVAFYLHSVGRLEYEPGKGGADFLLIRNGKRYVVEVGLGKDDSSQVKRSIKRLKAEKGIVIGKEFDVRDDILMIPWWGFLALI; encoded by the coding sequence ATGGTACAGTTGGAAGACTATCTTATAAGGCTCGTAGCTGAACTCCCAAGTAGGTTCGACTATGTGAGGAAGCTCAGGGGGAGGTTTATTCTCGATGAACTCATTGAAAGGGTCAATGATTATCTTGAGGAAGGAAAGACAGGCACAATTCTCCTGCCTGGACTAAGAGGTACCGGTAAAACGACTCTGCTCGGACAGCTCTACTTTTATATCCTCTCCAAAACATCTGAGGTTGTCTACATTCCAGTGGATGAGCTAAGCCTTCTTGGATTTAATCTGTACGAATCAATTGAGAAATATATTGAGTTATTTAGACCAGAGAAGCCGATTATACTTCTTGATGAGGTTCATTATGATAAAAAATGGGAATTAACTTTGAAAGTTCTCCACGATAGGATGAGGTACCTTATAATAGCTACGGGTTCTTCAGCGCTCAGACTGAGAGAAAGTCCTGACTTGGCGAGAAGGGCAAGGCACATTGACGTCAAACCGCTGACGTTCCTTGAGTACCACCACCTTAAGGGGGAGAAAGTTAAGCGCATTGGCCTTGAGGCTCTCTTTGAGTTCAACGAGGATTTACTCGGAAAGGCCATTCGGAAGGGACTTAGGTATGGAGAATATGAGCGGTATCTTCGCCTAGGTTCGCTTCCAGTAGCGCTTGAGCTCTCAGAGAGAGAAGCTTATGAGACCATCTTCATGCTGGTTGAGAGAATTGTTTACAAAGACCTTAAGGAGGTCAGAAACTTCGATGCGTCGACCCTTGATTCCGCCATGAAGCTCCTATTCGTTCTAGCGAATCCAAAGGGTGAACGCTTCAGCTATGAGAGATTATCAAAGACCCTAGGAGTTTCAAAGAGCACTGTGATAGAACTGGTAAGAGCCTTTGTCAGGAGTGGCCTCCTCATCGAGATACCCCCTGTTGGAAGCCTGACGAAAAAGGTGAGGAAGAGTCCAAAGCTGAAGTTTTTGTCCCCTTCAATGAGAGCGTCGATAGTGCATAAGTTTGAGAGCGTGGACGAAGCAGCTTTGCTTGAGGATGCAGTAGCTTTCTACCTTCATTCTGTCGGAAGACTTGAGTACGAACCAGGAAAAGGCGGAGCTGACTTTCTTCTCATCAGGAATGGAAAAAGGTACGTGGTTGAGGTCGGTCTCGGGAAAGATGACAGCTCTCAAGTGAAGAGAAGTATAAAAAGGCTGAAGGCAGAGAAGGGAATAGTTATCGGGAAGGAGTTTGATGTGAGGGATGATATACTTATGATACCCTGGTGGGGCTTCTTGGCGCTAATCTAA
- a CDS encoding ABC transporter ATP-binding protein produces MALLDVRNLRVYYRTPVGYVRAVDGVSFEVGEGEVFGVAGESGCGKSTLVHSLILRKPPMEYKGGSAIFKGRDLMSLPRDELRKIQYSELSIIPQYAMNALNPTKRIKDIVWDLAREHGYADRREVEELLRERLSMVKLSPRVADMYPVELSGGMRQRATMVVSTLLNPDLLIADEITSALDVTTQRVVIELLHHFMQEGIVKSIIFVTHDLALLRQIADRVMVMYAGKVVEIGPMEEVLENPAHPYTQLLLNSLPRMGVHYKRERLSGIPGYPISLLNPPKGCRFYTRCPFAMEDCRDVEPKLVKVGRDHYAACHLLGGES; encoded by the coding sequence ATGGCTCTGCTTGATGTTAGGAATCTTAGGGTTTATTATCGGACTCCTGTTGGTTATGTTAGGGCTGTTGATGGTGTTAGTTTTGAGGTTGGGGAGGGTGAGGTTTTTGGTGTTGCTGGGGAGAGTGGTTGTGGTAAGTCAACCCTAGTCCACTCTTTAATCCTTAGAAAACCCCCAATGGAGTATAAAGGAGGTTCTGCAATCTTCAAGGGTAGGGATTTAATGTCCTTGCCCAGGGATGAATTAAGGAAAATCCAGTATTCTGAACTCTCTATAATCCCGCAGTACGCTATGAATGCTTTGAATCCTACTAAGAGGATCAAGGATATTGTTTGGGATTTGGCTAGGGAGCATGGTTACGCTGACAGGAGGGAGGTTGAGGAGTTATTAAGGGAGAGGTTGAGCATGGTTAAGCTTAGTCCTAGGGTTGCGGACATGTATCCTGTTGAGTTGAGTGGTGGGATGAGGCAGCGTGCTACAATGGTGGTCTCAACACTATTAAACCCTGACTTACTGATTGCCGATGAAATTACATCAGCTTTAGACGTTACTACTCAAAGGGTTGTCATTGAATTATTACACCATTTTATGCAGGAGGGCATTGTAAAGTCGATAATCTTTGTAACTCATGATTTAGCCTTGTTGAGGCAGATTGCTGATAGGGTTATGGTCATGTACGCTGGGAAGGTTGTGGAGATTGGTCCAATGGAGGAAGTGCTTGAGAATCCTGCTCACCCTTACACGCAATTACTCTTGAATTCTCTCCCTAGAATGGGTGTTCATTATAAGAGGGAGAGGTTGAGTGGAATTCCTGGGTATCCGATTAGCCTCTTGAATCCGCCGAAGGGTTGCAGGTTTTACACTAGGTGTCCCTTTGCGATGGAGGATTGTCGTGATGTTGAGCCTAAACTGGTCAAGGTTGGGAGGGATCATTACGCTGCCTGCCACCTCTTAGGGGGTGAATCCTAA
- the shyB gene encoding NAD(P)-dependent hydrogenase/sulfhydrogenase 2 subunit beta: protein MRYVKLPVENFQEFFERLKEIGKIYAPVRHNSIYKFEEVQELSEVSLNYTRTILPPKKFFVKPRDPMSKLKGEEWIEIKDGEKFVLFGVHSCDIHALKILDKAYLSEPADPYYKTRRENAFIVGISCMPDEYCFCKSLGTHFAMDGFDLFLHELPDGWLVRVGSIKGHEVVWKNQELFEDVTEEDLKNFKEFEERRAKSFKRELSKEGLADILDLAFDSKVWRKYADKCLGCGNCTLVCPTCRCYEVCDNWIRAYESVRVRRYDSCFMVTHGLVAGGHNFRPTRLDRFRHRYYCKSYFDPSSGFNCVGCGRCDEFCPAGIEHVKVLEEVREGLI, encoded by the coding sequence ATGAGGTATGTAAAGTTACCGGTGGAGAACTTTCAGGAGTTTTTTGAAAGGTTAAAGGAGATTGGCAAAATCTATGCACCCGTGCGACATAACTCAATATACAAGTTCGAGGAAGTTCAGGAACTAAGCGAGGTCTCACTAAACTATACAAGGACTATTCTACCACCGAAGAAGTTCTTCGTCAAGCCAAGGGATCCAATGTCCAAGCTCAAAGGAGAAGAGTGGATTGAAATTAAAGACGGGGAAAAGTTCGTCCTCTTTGGAGTGCACTCCTGTGATATCCATGCATTAAAGATACTCGACAAAGCTTACCTCAGCGAACCTGCAGATCCATATTACAAAACTAGGAGGGAAAACGCGTTCATAGTTGGGATAAGTTGCATGCCTGATGAGTACTGCTTCTGTAAAAGTCTAGGGACGCACTTCGCTATGGATGGCTTTGATCTATTCCTGCACGAGCTACCAGATGGCTGGTTAGTTAGGGTTGGAAGCATAAAGGGTCATGAAGTCGTATGGAAGAACCAAGAGCTGTTCGAGGACGTCACGGAGGAAGATTTGAAGAACTTCAAAGAGTTTGAGGAAAGAAGAGCTAAATCATTCAAAAGAGAGCTTAGCAAGGAAGGATTAGCCGATATCCTTGACTTGGCCTTTGACAGTAAAGTCTGGAGGAAGTACGCTGACAAATGCTTGGGTTGTGGAAACTGCACCTTGGTTTGCCCAACTTGCAGATGCTATGAGGTTTGCGATAACTGGATCAGGGCGTACGAAAGCGTTAGGGTGAGGAGATATGACTCTTGCTTCATGGTAACTCATGGATTAGTGGCCGGAGGCCATAACTTTAGACCCACGAGACTTGACAGATTTAGGCATCGCTACTACTGCAAGAGCTACTTTGACCCTTCTAGTGGCTTTAACTGCGTTGGTTGTGGAAGGTGCGACGAGTTTTGTCCCGCTGGAATAGAGCACGTCAAGGTTCTCGAAGAAGTTAGGGAGGGACTAATATGA
- the gltA gene encoding NADPH-dependent glutamate synthase has translation MPKLIKERVPTPERSVEERIRDFNEVNLGYTWELALREAERCLQCPKEYAPCIKGCPVNIDIPGFIRALRENRDDPDKAVREALKIIWDSNSLPAITGRVCPQEDQCEGVCVVGKVGDPVNIGKLERFVADYARQHGIEDELLEEQIRGIKRNGKRVAVIGAGPAGLTCAAELAKMGYEVTIFEALHEPGGVLAYGIPEFRLPKEIVKKEVEKLKRLGVKIETNVLVGKTVTFEELREEFDAIFIGTGAGTPRIYPWPGVNLNGIYSANEFLTRINLMKAYKFPEYDTPIKIGKRVAVIGAGNTAMDAARSALRLGAEVWILYRRTRKEMTAREEEIKHAEEEGVKFMFLVSPKRFIGDENGNLKAIELEKMKLGEPDETGRRRPIPTGETFVMEFDTAIIAIGQTPNKTFLQTVPELKVDEKGRIIVDENLMTSIPGVFAGGDAIRGEATVILAMGDGRKAAKAIHKYLSSSS, from the coding sequence ATGCCCAAGCTTATTAAGGAGCGTGTTCCTACTCCTGAGAGGTCTGTTGAGGAAAGGATTAGAGATTTTAATGAGGTTAATCTTGGCTATACTTGGGAGTTGGCTCTTAGGGAGGCCGAGCGTTGTTTACAATGTCCAAAGGAGTACGCCCCGTGTATTAAAGGCTGCCCAGTAAACATAGACATTCCTGGGTTTATTAGGGCTTTAAGGGAGAATAGAGATGACCCAGACAAAGCAGTAAGAGAAGCTTTAAAAATAATATGGGACTCAAACTCCCTCCCGGCAATTACTGGTAGGGTTTGTCCTCAAGAAGACCAATGTGAGGGTGTTTGCGTTGTGGGGAAAGTCGGTGACCCAGTAAACATAGGAAAACTCGAAAGATTCGTAGCGGATTATGCAAGACAACATGGAATCGAAGATGAACTACTTGAAGAGCAAATCAGGGGTATTAAGAGGAATGGGAAGAGGGTTGCTGTTATTGGTGCTGGGCCCGCTGGTTTAACTTGTGCCGCCGAATTGGCGAAGATGGGTTACGAAGTGACAATCTTCGAAGCCCTCCATGAACCAGGAGGAGTCCTAGCCTACGGAATCCCAGAATTTAGGCTTCCAAAAGAGATAGTGAAGAAAGAAGTTGAGAAGTTGAAGAGGCTAGGGGTTAAAATAGAAACCAACGTTCTCGTAGGAAAGACGGTGACCTTTGAGGAACTAAGAGAGGAGTTCGACGCTATATTCATAGGAACCGGAGCCGGAACTCCTAGGATATATCCATGGCCAGGAGTTAACTTAAACGGTATTTATTCGGCTAATGAGTTTCTAACTAGAATAAACCTGATGAAAGCTTACAAGTTCCCAGAGTATGACACACCCATAAAGATTGGGAAGAGAGTGGCTGTAATAGGTGCAGGAAACACTGCAATGGATGCCGCAAGGTCAGCCCTAAGGTTAGGAGCGGAGGTTTGGATCCTATATAGAAGAACAAGGAAAGAGATGACAGCTAGGGAGGAAGAAATCAAACATGCTGAGGAAGAAGGAGTCAAATTCATGTTCCTAGTTTCACCAAAGAGATTCATCGGAGATGAAAACGGAAACCTTAAGGCGATAGAGCTAGAAAAGATGAAACTTGGAGAGCCGGATGAGACTGGAAGGAGAAGACCGATACCAACTGGAGAGACGTTTGTCATGGAGTTCGATACAGCGATAATAGCGATAGGGCAGACTCCGAACAAGACATTCCTCCAGACGGTTCCAGAGTTGAAAGTGGACGAGAAGGGAAGGATAATAGTTGATGAGAATTTGATGACTTCTATTCCTGGGGTTTTTGCTGGTGGTGACGCTATTAGGGGTGAAGCTACCGTAATCTTGGCAATGGGAGACGGAAGAAAAGCAGCAAAAGCAATACACAAGTACCTTTCCTCTTCCTCTTAA
- the shyC gene encoding NAD(P)-dependent hydrogenase/sulfhydrogenase 2 subunit gamma: protein MNPYQSYDARIIEVRELTPREKLFSLKFLDPEVEESFTFKPGQFVIVDIRGHGEFPISLCSSPTRKPIQLCIRRVGRLTRLIHKFSEGDVIGVRGPYGNGFPLEKMEGATLILVAGGLGMAPLRSVLWYAIDSGKFEKIYLYYGTKSYEDILFRDEIIYLLKHGEKLNCHVKLAYEVETPSCVYLEKGFSEKVCKGLVTDLFRGEHFDVENSYALICGPPVMYKFVIKELLDKGLSPGRIYMTLERRMRCGVGKCGHCIVGTSVSIKYICRDGPVFSYWDALSTRGLI, encoded by the coding sequence ATGAATCCTTATCAAAGTTATGACGCCAGGATAATTGAGGTTAGAGAGTTAACCCCAAGGGAAAAGCTGTTCAGCTTGAAGTTTCTAGATCCGGAGGTTGAGGAGAGCTTTACATTTAAACCTGGACAATTCGTAATAGTTGACATAAGGGGACATGGAGAGTTTCCGATAAGCCTATGCTCTTCTCCAACCAGAAAACCAATCCAGTTGTGCATAAGGAGGGTTGGAAGGTTAACTAGGTTAATCCACAAATTCAGCGAGGGAGATGTCATAGGGGTTAGGGGTCCTTACGGAAATGGATTTCCGCTGGAGAAAATGGAGGGAGCGACTCTAATCTTAGTTGCTGGCGGTCTTGGAATGGCTCCCCTAAGGTCGGTTCTGTGGTACGCTATCGACAGCGGAAAGTTCGAGAAGATATACCTCTATTACGGAACGAAGAGCTACGAGGACATTCTGTTCAGGGATGAGATAATCTACCTACTAAAACATGGAGAAAAGCTGAACTGTCACGTTAAATTAGCTTATGAAGTAGAAACCCCATCTTGTGTCTACCTAGAGAAAGGATTCTCGGAGAAGGTGTGCAAGGGATTAGTTACTGATCTATTCAGGGGAGAGCACTTTGACGTCGAGAATTCCTACGCGCTCATATGTGGACCTCCAGTTATGTACAAGTTCGTCATAAAGGAGTTACTTGACAAGGGATTGTCCCCAGGAAGGATATACATGACGCTTGAAAGGAGGATGAGATGCGGAGTTGGTAAGTGCGGGCACTGCATAGTCGGTACGAGCGTTTCGATAAAGTACATATGTAGAGATGGCCCCGTCTTCAGCTATTGGGATGCCCTCTCGACAAGGGGGCTGATATGA
- the shyD gene encoding NAD(P)-dependent hydrogenase/sulfhydrogenase 2 subunit delta, which yields MMDKLKLGVFELTSCGGCALNILFLYERLFDILEFYDIAEFHMATSQRGREKLDVALVTGSVSTQRDLEVVKDARNRAEYLIALGTCATHGGVQGSIEGSVKEGLRKIYGDMKGPSKVLEPRAVVEHVPVDFAIPGCPYDKDEVFQVLMDIARGVEPVTKDYPVCLECKLNEYECVLLKRGVPCLGPVTLGGCNAKCPSIGLGCIGCRGLVPDPNIPGLVEVLKNIIPEEDIVRKLKTFVRW from the coding sequence ATGATGGATAAGCTAAAACTTGGAGTTTTTGAACTTACCAGTTGCGGAGGGTGTGCTCTAAACATTTTATTCCTCTATGAGAGGCTCTTCGACATCTTGGAGTTCTATGATATAGCTGAATTCCACATGGCCACGTCTCAGAGGGGTAGGGAAAAGCTCGATGTTGCCCTGGTTACTGGAAGTGTATCCACTCAACGGGATTTGGAAGTTGTAAAGGATGCTAGGAATAGGGCTGAGTATTTAATAGCTTTGGGAACCTGTGCAACCCACGGAGGCGTTCAGGGGAGCATTGAGGGTTCCGTTAAGGAGGGTCTTAGAAAGATTTATGGGGATATGAAAGGCCCAAGCAAAGTTTTGGAACCTAGAGCAGTGGTGGAGCACGTTCCCGTAGATTTCGCAATCCCTGGGTGTCCGTACGATAAGGACGAAGTCTTCCAGGTTTTGATGGACATAGCTAGGGGAGTTGAGCCCGTAACGAAGGATTATCCAGTTTGCTTAGAATGTAAGCTTAACGAATACGAGTGCGTTCTCTTAAAGAGAGGAGTTCCATGCTTAGGTCCGGTAACCCTCGGAGGTTGCAACGCTAAGTGCCCCTCAATAGGTCTCGGATGCATAGGGTGCAGAGGACTAGTCCCAGATCCAAACATTCCCGGACTCGTTGAAGTTCTGAAGAATATAATTCCGGAGGAGGACATAGTTAGGAAGCTTAAAACTTTCGTAAGGTGGTAG
- a CDS encoding ABC transporter ATP-binding protein, with translation MLLEVQNLTKIFTSGLIGGYQVRAVDGVSFTINEGEIVSLVGESGSGKTTIGKLILRLLTPTSGRILFEGKDIMKFSKKELKTYYYRKVQAVFQDPFASFNPLHQVDKVFHMIFDSYFPDLGREEREEMIDKALEEVGLNPSEVRGKYPHQLSGGQLQRILIARALLLKPRLLIADEAVSMLDASTRIDVLNLLGEFRDKYGTSVLFITHDLALGYYISDSTIIMYRGTIVEMGETEKVFHNPLHPYTKMLLESVPDLNVKWEFKGIEPEKEEGKVWKIKGCRYAPRCPKAKDVCFKIRPTLIEVEKNHWVACHLYQSSREG, from the coding sequence ATGCTCTTAGAAGTCCAAAACCTGACTAAAATTTTTACATCTGGATTAATTGGTGGTTATCAAGTTAGGGCTGTTGATGGGGTTAGCTTTACGATCAACGAAGGCGAGATAGTTTCACTAGTCGGAGAAAGCGGAAGCGGAAAAACAACCATAGGAAAACTAATTCTCCGTCTGCTAACTCCAACTTCAGGGAGAATACTCTTTGAGGGAAAAGACATAATGAAATTCAGCAAAAAAGAGCTTAAGACGTATTACTACCGTAAAGTTCAAGCAGTTTTCCAAGATCCATTCGCCAGCTTTAATCCGCTTCATCAAGTGGATAAGGTCTTCCATATGATCTTTGACTCGTATTTTCCAGATCTTGGAAGGGAAGAAAGGGAGGAAATGATAGATAAAGCCCTTGAGGAGGTAGGACTAAACCCATCAGAGGTCCGTGGAAAGTATCCTCATCAACTAAGTGGGGGGCAATTACAAAGGATCCTAATAGCTAGAGCCCTTCTCCTTAAGCCGCGCCTTTTAATAGCTGACGAAGCCGTGTCAATGCTCGATGCCAGTACCAGAATTGATGTCCTTAACTTATTGGGGGAGTTCAGAGATAAATATGGCACCTCTGTTCTGTTTATTACACATGATCTAGCCCTTGGCTACTACATAAGCGACTCTACGATAATTATGTATCGTGGAACGATAGTGGAGATGGGAGAGACCGAGAAGGTCTTTCATAACCCGTTACATCCCTATACTAAAATGCTTCTTGAGAGCGTCCCAGATCTCAACGTCAAGTGGGAGTTCAAGGGGATAGAGCCAGAAAAGGAGGAAGGCAAAGTATGGAAAATTAAAGGGTGTCGCTATGCTCCTCGCTGTCCAAAAGCAAAAGATGTCTGCTTTAAGATTAGACCCACCCTTATTGAGGTTGAGAAGAACCACTGGGTTGCGTGTCATCTCTATCAGAGCTCGAGAGAGGGATGA
- a CDS encoding glycoside hydrolase family 5 protein, whose amino-acid sequence MEIKLFCVFIVFIILFSPFVIALSYPDVNYTAENGIIFVQNVTTGEKKPLYLHGVSWFGFELKDHVVYGLDKRNWKDILKDVKRLGFNAIRLPFCSESIRPDTRPSPERINYELNPDLKNLTSLEIMEKIIEYANSIGLYILLDYHRIGCEEIEPLWYTENYSEEQYIKDWIFLAKRFGKYPNVIGADIKNEPHGEAGWGTGDERDFRLFAEKVGREILKVAPHWLIFVEGTQYTHVPNIDEIIEKKGWWTFWGENLMGVKDYPVRLPRGKVVYSPHVYGPSVYMMDYFKSPDFPNNMPIIWETHFGYLTDLNYTLVIGEWGGNYEGLDKVWQDAFVKWLIKKKIYNFFYWCLNPESGDTGGIFLDDWKTVNWEKMRVIYRLIKAANPEFEEPLYIILKTNATTSILGVGERIRIYWYTNGKVIDSNFAHSSEGEMNITVTKSMTLYIIVKKGNQTLRKELKLYVIGGNYGSNISTTQLVTPKKGGERISTSLKLAISLLFILLFVWYLLREKH is encoded by the coding sequence GTGGAGATAAAATTATTTTGTGTCTTCATTGTTTTTATTATCCTTTTCTCGCCGTTTGTTATTGCACTAAGTTATCCAGATGTAAATTACACTGCTGAGAATGGAATTATCTTTGTCCAAAACGTTACAACGGGGGAAAAGAAGCCGCTGTACCTTCACGGTGTTAGCTGGTTCGGATTCGAATTGAAGGACCACGTAGTTTATGGACTCGATAAAAGAAACTGGAAGGACATACTTAAAGACGTAAAAAGGCTAGGTTTTAATGCCATTCGTTTACCATTTTGCAGCGAATCTATAAGACCCGATACAAGGCCCTCTCCTGAGAGAATTAATTATGAGCTGAATCCAGATCTAAAGAACTTAACTTCTCTCGAGATCATGGAGAAAATAATAGAGTACGCAAACAGTATTGGACTTTACATCCTCCTTGACTATCACAGGATAGGATGCGAGGAAATTGAACCTTTGTGGTACACTGAAAATTACAGTGAAGAGCAGTACATTAAAGATTGGATATTTCTCGCCAAGAGATTTGGGAAGTACCCAAACGTCATAGGGGCTGACATAAAGAATGAACCACATGGTGAAGCAGGTTGGGGGACTGGAGATGAGAGAGACTTTAGACTTTTTGCTGAAAAGGTTGGAAGAGAGATACTCAAGGTTGCCCCTCATTGGTTAATCTTTGTTGAAGGAACTCAATATACCCATGTGCCCAATATAGATGAGATAATAGAAAAGAAAGGATGGTGGACTTTCTGGGGAGAGAACTTAATGGGAGTAAAGGACTATCCAGTTAGATTGCCTAGAGGAAAAGTTGTATACTCCCCTCACGTTTACGGACCTAGCGTTTATATGATGGATTACTTTAAGAGTCCAGACTTCCCAAATAACATGCCTATTATCTGGGAAACGCATTTTGGTTATCTCACGGATTTAAATTATACCTTGGTTATCGGGGAGTGGGGAGGAAATTATGAGGGCTTAGACAAAGTATGGCAAGATGCTTTCGTTAAATGGTTAATAAAGAAGAAGATTTACAATTTCTTCTATTGGTGTTTAAACCCGGAGAGTGGCGATACTGGCGGTATATTTCTTGATGACTGGAAAACTGTAAACTGGGAGAAAATGAGAGTTATCTATCGTCTAATAAAAGCCGCTAATCCAGAATTTGAGGAACCACTATACATAATCTTAAAGACGAATGCTACCACATCAATCCTGGGGGTTGGTGAGAGGATTAGGATTTATTGGTACACCAATGGTAAAGTCATTGATTCAAACTTTGCTCATAGTAGTGAGGGAGAGATGAACATCACAGTTACGAAGAGCATGACCCTCTACATTATTGTAAAGAAAGGAAATCAGACTCTTAGAAAGGAGCTAAAACTGTACGTTATAGGAGGTAATTATGGAAGTAACATCTCAACAACACAATTGGTAACTCCCAAAAAAGGAGGTGAAAGGATAAGTACTTCACTTAAGCTTGCAATTTCCCTGCTTTTCATCTTACTGTTCGTTTGGTATCTTCTCAGGGAAAAACATTGA
- a CDS encoding sulfide/dihydroorotate dehydrogenase-like FAD/NAD-binding protein: protein MFKILHKERLAPGINLFEVEAPRIAKHAKPGQFVIIRLHERGERIPLTIADFDRDKGSITIVAQEVGKTTKELGTYEEGDYIHDILGPLGNPSHVDKFGTVVMVGGGVGVAEIYPVARAMKEKGNYVISILGFRTKDLVFWEDKLRKVSDEVIVTTNDGSYGMKGFTTHALQKLIDEGRKIDLVHAVGPAIMMKAVAELTKPYGIKTVASLNPIMVDGTGMCGACRVTVGGEIKFACVDGPEFDAHLVDWDELMKRLSYYRDLERISLEKWERERGMV, encoded by the coding sequence ATGTTTAAAATCCTTCACAAGGAGCGACTTGCTCCTGGGATAAATCTCTTCGAGGTAGAAGCACCAAGGATTGCAAAGCATGCTAAACCTGGCCAGTTCGTAATAATCAGGCTCCATGAAAGAGGGGAAAGAATACCGCTGACGATCGCTGATTTTGATAGGGACAAAGGCTCAATTACGATAGTAGCCCAGGAGGTTGGTAAAACAACGAAAGAGCTAGGAACATATGAGGAAGGAGATTACATCCACGACATTCTAGGTCCACTAGGGAATCCAAGCCACGTGGATAAATTTGGCACCGTTGTAATGGTTGGAGGGGGAGTCGGTGTCGCCGAGATATACCCAGTTGCAAGGGCCATGAAGGAGAAGGGAAACTACGTAATTTCAATCCTAGGATTTAGAACTAAGGATTTAGTGTTCTGGGAGGACAAGCTAAGGAAAGTTAGCGATGAGGTAATTGTAACGACCAACGACGGTAGCTACGGGATGAAGGGGTTTACTACTCATGCCCTCCAAAAACTGATAGATGAGGGAAGGAAGATAGATTTGGTTCATGCAGTGGGCCCAGCGATAATGATGAAGGCCGTTGCTGAGCTTACTAAACCCTACGGGATAAAAACGGTCGCAAGCTTAAACCCGATTATGGTTGATGGTACTGGGATGTGTGGGGCTTGTAGAGTTACGGTTGGCGGTGAGATAAAGTTTGCATGCGTAGATGGTCCAGAATTCGACGCACACCTTGTGGATTGGGACGAGCTGATGAAGAGGCTCTCCTATTATAGAGATTTGGAAAGAATAAGCCTTGAAAAATGGGAAAGGGAAAGGGGGATGGTTTAA
- a CDS encoding ATP-binding protein, whose translation MFFNRERELEKLLRLVSTEPNLITFVYGPINSGKTALMMEFIKKLPDDHIAFYINLRRTPITSYSDFVDVLFSVEFRNKVKTLKEAVSLVLSAGKETFGFPVPTELLARITKEKKPKNAFAYIVTLMEEVRKAGKRPILILDELQVIGDLKVDGSLIYELFNFFIHLTKESHLSHVFVVTSDSLFIERVYSEAMLQGRAEYFLVDDFKRETALRFLKNNGLSDDEAELVWNYFGGKPVYLAETIKHRDELKEWCERMLKLRTSQILDELYALEKELFEKVVKLFFAFEKQESVPYRSLSEEILWAVKRNILFAEPVDRVLRPQGRLELLAIKRILDIIE comes from the coding sequence ATGTTCTTTAACAGGGAGCGAGAGCTTGAGAAACTCTTGAGATTAGTCTCAACCGAGCCGAACTTGATAACATTCGTCTACGGCCCTATAAATAGTGGGAAAACTGCTCTAATGATGGAGTTTATTAAAAAACTTCCTGATGATCACATAGCCTTCTATATAAACCTAAGGAGAACGCCGATCACGAGCTATTCGGACTTCGTTGATGTACTTTTCTCCGTTGAATTTAGGAACAAGGTTAAAACACTTAAAGAGGCAGTTTCCCTTGTCCTCTCAGCTGGAAAGGAAACTTTTGGCTTTCCAGTTCCGACCGAACTTCTTGCTAGAATAACCAAGGAGAAGAAACCGAAGAACGCCTTCGCATATATCGTGACACTGATGGAAGAAGTTAGAAAGGCGGGTAAAAGACCAATTTTAATACTTGATGAGCTCCAGGTGATTGGGGATCTAAAGGTTGATGGCTCACTAATCTATGAGCTCTTCAACTTCTTTATCCACCTGACGAAAGAGAGTCACTTAAGCCACGTCTTTGTGGTAACCTCGGACAGTCTCTTCATAGAGAGAGTTTACAGTGAGGCCATGCTTCAGGGTAGGGCAGAGTACTTCTTAGTGGACGATTTTAAGAGGGAGACAGCTTTGAGATTCTTAAAAAATAATGGATTGAGTGATGATGAGGCTGAACTCGTCTGGAACTACTTTGGAGGCAAGCCAGTTTATTTAGCTGAGACCATCAAACACAGAGATGAGCTTAAGGAATGGTGTGAGAGGATGCTCAAGCTGAGGACAAGCCAGATTCTCGATGAGCTATACGCTCTTGAGAAAGAGCTTTTCGAGAAGGTTGTAAAACTATTCTTTGCCTTCGAGAAGCAAGAGAGTGTCCCATACAGATCACTCTCAGAGGAGATTCTCTGGGCCGTTAAAAGGAACATTCTCTTTGCTGAGCCAGTTGATAGGGTTCTTAGACCACAGGGAAGACTGGAACTGCTAGCTATAAAGAGGATTCTAGATATCATTGAATGA